The Oceanispirochaeta sp. genome includes a region encoding these proteins:
- a CDS encoding thiamine pyrophosphate-dependent enzyme yields the protein MMDKKDWLNNEVDIAWCPGCGDFGLRNIVAEAYADLGLKKEELCMVSGIGQAAKSPQYYHTSYFNGLHGRALPAAAAIKMVNPELKVVVQSGDGDMYGEGGNHFIHNNRRNSDITVIVHDNMIYGLTKGQAAPTSQLGHKTPIQVDGVIEEPFNPLAVAISMGATFVAKSSVHEKELTKELIKQAIQHDGFALVDVFQSCVSFNKVNTNQWFKDNTYILDKDYDPGNKVKAFKKSLEREPWPLGLIYKSDSRKSYNKNVSMFKNDSTPLYKRKRDISVVKKIMESMK from the coding sequence TGGAGATTTTGGTCTCAGAAATATAGTAGCAGAAGCTTATGCTGATTTAGGTCTTAAGAAAGAAGAGCTGTGCATGGTATCAGGTATCGGTCAGGCTGCCAAATCTCCTCAATATTACCATACAAGTTACTTTAACGGACTTCATGGCAGAGCATTACCCGCAGCTGCTGCCATTAAGATGGTAAATCCTGAACTAAAAGTTGTTGTACAAAGCGGTGACGGAGACATGTACGGAGAAGGGGGCAATCACTTTATTCATAATAATAGAAGGAATTCCGATATCACCGTTATAGTTCATGATAATATGATATATGGACTCACTAAAGGACAGGCGGCTCCTACTTCGCAATTGGGACATAAAACACCGATACAAGTCGACGGAGTCATTGAAGAACCTTTTAACCCATTGGCTGTGGCTATTTCAATGGGAGCAACTTTTGTAGCCAAAAGTTCCGTCCATGAAAAAGAGCTAACCAAAGAACTGATTAAGCAGGCAATACAACATGATGGTTTTGCATTAGTAGATGTATTTCAATCGTGCGTATCCTTTAATAAGGTTAATACTAATCAGTGGTTCAAAGATAATACTTACATTCTTGATAAGGATTATGACCCAGGCAATAAAGTAAAAGCATTTAAAAAGTCATTGGAAAGAGAACCCTGGCCGTTGGGTTTAATCTATAAGTCAGACTCAAGAAAGTCATACAATAAAAACGTTTCCATGTTTAAAAATGACAGCACTCCTTTGTATAAACGCAAACGGGATATAAGTGTCGTCAAGAAAATTATGGAAAGCATGAAGTAA
- a CDS encoding cation diffusion facilitator family transporter codes for MLWTVLANLGLSVFEFVAGLVSSSVSLMADALHNTNDAGALLIAYIAHRISCKAADERYTFGYRHAQLIGAMIQLTSLILVGLSLIYEAIHRLFAPEPLNGGWIMFAAGIALVFDIVTAWLLWAMSKGSLNLKAAFLHNLTDAGASVAVLLGGAAIYCLGWDWVDPVLTLVIAGYILWKSWDLLIQTSSILMEGSPEEIEIASVEEAIEACSGVIEAYHLHL; via the coding sequence TTGCTCTGGACAGTCCTTGCAAACCTTGGACTTTCAGTCTTCGAATTTGTTGCGGGCTTGGTCTCAAGCAGTGTCTCATTGATGGCGGATGCCCTCCACAACACCAATGATGCGGGTGCGCTGCTGATCGCATACATCGCACACAGGATTTCCTGCAAGGCCGCGGACGAACGGTATACCTTCGGTTACCGCCATGCGCAGTTGATTGGAGCGATGATTCAGCTCACGTCGCTCATTTTGGTTGGGCTTTCTCTGATCTATGAAGCTATCCATCGTTTATTTGCACCAGAGCCTCTAAACGGCGGATGGATAATGTTCGCGGCCGGGATAGCTCTCGTATTCGATATAGTTACAGCATGGCTGCTCTGGGCAATGTCTAAAGGAAGTCTCAATTTGAAAGCGGCTTTTCTGCATAATCTGACAGATGCGGGAGCATCGGTCGCGGTGTTGCTTGGCGGAGCGGCAATCTACTGCTTGGGCTGGGACTGGGTTGACCCTGTGTTAACACTAGTGATTGCTGGATATATCCTTTGGAAGTCCTGGGACTTGTTAATCCAAACGAGTTCAATTTTGATGGAAGGCTCCCCCGAAGAAATAGAGATCGCCTCGGTAGAGGAGGCAATCGAAGCCTGTAGCGGAGTGATTGAGGCGTACCATTTACACCTCTGA
- a CDS encoding UPF0182 family protein, translated as MYILFFIRLFLIEAFLIASGMKKKKSVLTVLGVVLITATILFIWFMGFWADKLWFQSLGFIDRFWTEFTVKLGYGVVSFLFGGLYMFLFLFRVKKLGPGIKAIVAVITAVITGIMGAGLWDAALLFFNRAAAGTVDPVFGYDVSFYMFSLPFITGVHNFLMTLAVISLIVGILILILRTRIFLRICRSERPPHRGGKKPNPFRSKRNYV; from the coding sequence ATGTATATTTTGTTTTTTATAAGACTATTTTTAATTGAAGCCTTTTTGATAGCCAGCGGCATGAAGAAGAAAAAAAGTGTGCTTACTGTATTGGGTGTCGTCCTTATTACGGCCACAATTCTGTTTATCTGGTTTATGGGGTTCTGGGCGGATAAATTATGGTTTCAATCGCTGGGATTCATAGACAGATTCTGGACTGAATTTACTGTAAAACTGGGTTACGGAGTAGTTTCGTTCCTCTTCGGCGGATTATACATGTTCTTATTTCTATTTCGTGTAAAGAAACTCGGACCAGGAATAAAGGCCATTGTAGCGGTCATTACAGCGGTGATAACAGGCATCATGGGGGCAGGTTTATGGGATGCGGCTCTCCTGTTCTTTAATAGGGCAGCTGCAGGGACAGTTGATCCTGTGTTTGGGTATGATGTTTCATTCTATATGTTCAGCCTTCCGTTTATAACAGGCGTACACAATTTTTTAATGACTTTAGCTGTTATTTCCCTCATCGTTGGCATTTTAATTCTAATCTTGAGAACCAGAATCTTTTTGAGAATATGTCGGAGTGAAAGACCACCCCATAGAGGTGGAAAAAAACCAAATCCCTTTCGCTCCAAAAGAAATTATGTCTGA
- a CDS encoding VOC family protein has product MSLSLAHVCIKTKDLKKTEDFYCNGLGMEKVFDFTHKGSLYGFYLRMSENNFIEVFEDKELVSGRAMGIQHLCLETDNIDDMIVGMNKHGIETTEKKMGSDSTWQTWFKDPSGIDIELHMYTENSSQYTGRSVEAGWLDE; this is encoded by the coding sequence ATGAGTTTATCTTTAGCACATGTTTGTATTAAGACAAAGGATCTGAAAAAGACTGAGGACTTTTACTGCAATGGACTGGGTATGGAAAAGGTTTTTGATTTTACCCATAAAGGATCACTCTACGGGTTCTATCTAAGAATGTCTGAAAATAATTTTATTGAAGTTTTTGAAGATAAAGAGCTGGTAAGCGGCAGGGCCATGGGCATTCAGCACCTCTGTCTTGAAACGGATAATATCGATGACATGATAGTCGGGATGAATAAACACGGCATTGAAACCACAGAGAAGAAGATGGGATCCGACAGTACCTGGCAGACATGGTTCAAAGACCCCAGCGGCATTGATATAGAGTTGCATATGTACACAGAAAACAGCTCGCAGTATACAGGTCGATCCGTAGAAGCCGGATGGCTGGACGAATAA
- a CDS encoding ATP-binding protein gives MIKRIIESELGITAKEYPIITIIGPRQSGKTTLAKKSFPEYKYVNLENPEHRSLAENDPKSFLQRYAPPVIIDEIQNVPELISWIQVITDENHGNKAQFVLTGSHQLKLREAVTQSLAGRTALLTLLPLSLNELDKEYVNRDRSELLLNGFMPRVHDQHIRPQRFYRDYFQTYVERDVRKLMAIENQQAFELFLKLLAGRIGHEINYNSLSNQVGISAPQIKKWLSILEASFIVFKLPPFFRNYGKRLTKSPKIYFTEIGLAVYLLGIETAEQVERDPLFGHLFENMIVAEAYKNRLNEGKNPGLYFFRDHHQNEIDLLFPSGSSYTPIEIKSSRTFRDDFLKGVNYFQKLTKSEDEGLLIYDGDLEMETQNAKVRNFRNIFTPSE, from the coding sequence ATGATTAAAAGAATAATCGAATCTGAACTTGGGATAACCGCAAAAGAATATCCAATCATCACAATAATCGGACCAAGGCAGTCAGGAAAAACAACTCTGGCAAAAAAAAGCTTCCCTGAATATAAATATGTAAACCTGGAAAACCCTGAACACAGGTCCCTGGCAGAGAATGATCCCAAAAGTTTCCTTCAGCGATATGCCCCTCCTGTCATCATTGATGAAATCCAGAATGTTCCTGAACTGATATCCTGGATTCAGGTTATCACAGATGAAAATCATGGCAATAAAGCACAGTTTGTTCTAACGGGAAGCCATCAATTAAAGCTGAGAGAAGCTGTAACCCAATCACTGGCCGGACGAACGGCCCTCCTGACACTGCTCCCGTTATCCTTAAATGAACTGGACAAGGAGTATGTAAACAGGGATAGAAGTGAATTACTACTGAATGGGTTTATGCCAAGAGTGCATGATCAGCATATCCGTCCTCAACGGTTTTACAGAGACTATTTCCAGACATATGTTGAACGGGATGTCAGGAAACTCATGGCCATTGAAAATCAGCAGGCCTTCGAACTGTTCCTCAAACTCCTGGCAGGCAGGATCGGTCATGAAATCAACTACAACAGCCTCTCCAATCAGGTGGGGATCAGTGCTCCTCAGATAAAAAAATGGCTGAGTATTTTAGAGGCTTCCTTTATTGTTTTTAAATTGCCACCCTTTTTCAGGAATTACGGAAAGAGGTTAACCAAGTCTCCCAAGATTTATTTTACTGAGATTGGTCTGGCGGTATATCTTCTGGGCATTGAAACTGCTGAACAGGTTGAACGTGATCCTCTTTTTGGTCATTTATTTGAAAATATGATTGTAGCGGAAGCCTATAAAAATCGTTTGAATGAAGGGAAAAATCCGGGATTATATTTTTTCAGAGATCACCATCAGAATGAAATCGATCTACTTTTCCCATCCGGATCGTCTTATACTCCCATAGAGATCAAATCTTCCAGAACTTTTAGAGATGACTTTCTAAAGGGCGTTAACTATTTTCAGAAACTAACAAAGTCGGAAGATGAAGGTCTATTGATTTATGACGGTGATCTGGAAATGGAGACGCAAAATGCAAAAGTGAGGAATTTCAGAAATATATTTACACCAAGTGAATAA
- a CDS encoding glycerol-3-phosphate acyltransferase: MLNLVIVMMLSYLAGSFPTSLILGRLFKNGMDIREHGSGNMGATNSFRVLGWKIGLAVAFIDVFKGFAAAHWITNISVSDSSFSEPVIFMFSTLAVVLGHVFPVFSGFRGGKGFGAAVGAVTSYVPLAAPFCLLVFFITLGFTGYVSVCALTASAALPILYVLITLIQGKILEPVILVFFIFIFLLVAFSVRKRLKLYLKGEAEVFEKARIFRSNRR, translated from the coding sequence ATGCTCAATTTAGTCATTGTCATGATGTTAAGCTATTTAGCCGGATCATTTCCTACAAGTTTGATATTGGGACGCTTATTCAAAAATGGCATGGATATACGGGAACATGGCAGCGGAAATATGGGAGCCACGAATTCATTCAGGGTTCTGGGTTGGAAAATCGGGCTGGCTGTTGCATTCATCGATGTTTTCAAAGGTTTTGCAGCGGCTCATTGGATTACAAATATATCAGTTTCAGACAGTTCTTTTTCTGAGCCGGTAATCTTTATGTTTTCTACTTTGGCAGTGGTTCTCGGACATGTTTTTCCTGTGTTTTCGGGATTCCGGGGAGGAAAAGGATTCGGAGCTGCTGTGGGAGCCGTAACATCCTATGTTCCTTTAGCAGCCCCTTTTTGCCTTTTAGTTTTTTTTATAACACTAGGTTTCACCGGCTATGTTTCCGTATGCGCTTTGACAGCATCTGCGGCACTTCCCATATTGTATGTCCTTATTACGCTGATTCAGGGAAAAATACTGGAACCGGTCATACTTGTCTTTTTCATATTTATTTTCCTTCTCGTCGCTTTCAGCGTCAGGAAAAGATTAAAACTCTATCTCAAAGGTGAAGCCGAAGTTTTTGAGAAGGCAAGAATTTTCAGATCTAACAGGAGATAA
- a CDS encoding HAD family phosphatase — MINSNLAGTTHIFDIDKTVINAITVKEFIKAGILEKIIPIGIIIYIPYLFLALQFKILGRSLLSKKFHLLSGISQEELMRLSYKIYKNEFKQLLNKSMVELINTINRTGGKVLIASASFSFILKPFSAEFAAQDVISTEIEFKDGFSTGKLKKIPAYGNGKLKRVSSYLETMGIEAEKCSFYSDSYSDLELFEYVGTPVAVNPDHFLRRIALRRGWKIIKTQPERSQ, encoded by the coding sequence ATGATAAATTCAAACCTGGCTGGCACAACCCACATCTTTGATATCGATAAAACAGTCATCAACGCAATTACAGTCAAAGAGTTTATCAAGGCTGGGATATTAGAAAAAATCATTCCCATTGGAATCATTATTTATATCCCATACTTATTTCTGGCCCTTCAATTCAAGATCCTGGGAAGATCACTATTAAGCAAAAAATTCCATCTATTATCTGGGATCTCTCAGGAAGAACTTATGAGATTGTCCTATAAGATCTATAAAAATGAATTTAAACAGCTGCTGAATAAATCTATGGTTGAATTGATAAATACAATCAACAGAACCGGTGGTAAAGTACTGATTGCCTCAGCCTCCTTCAGTTTTATTCTCAAGCCCTTTTCTGCAGAATTCGCTGCCCAGGATGTCATTTCTACGGAAATTGAGTTTAAAGATGGATTTTCAACAGGGAAATTAAAAAAGATTCCGGCTTACGGAAATGGGAAACTAAAAAGAGTTTCCTCTTATCTGGAAACAATGGGGATAGAGGCTGAAAAATGCAGTTTTTACTCGGATAGTTATAGTGATTTGGAATTATTTGAGTACGTGGGGACCCCCGTCGCTGTCAACCCGGATCATTTTCTTCGAAGGATTGCCCTCAGACGAGGATGGAAGATCATCAAAACTCAACCGGAAAGGAGTCAGTAA
- a CDS encoding lipocalin family protein, protein MKIFIPIALIVAFLSSCATSGKEPFHKTAEYIDLESFSGDWYVIALLPTIFEKKAANGIENYSLTEEGNIRVKYTFRKGSPQGKEKIMYQDGWVYNNESNADWRVRPLWPLKLPYYILEIDEQYQYTVIGTNNYKYLWIMSRNPDMDEDLLKQIINRMTDRGYDMTDLMYMKQNWDSQ, encoded by the coding sequence ATGAAGATTTTTATACCAATAGCATTAATTGTTGCCTTTCTATCATCCTGTGCTACTTCCGGAAAGGAACCCTTTCATAAAACTGCTGAATATATCGATCTTGAAAGTTTTTCTGGAGATTGGTATGTCATTGCACTCCTCCCCACAATCTTTGAAAAAAAGGCCGCCAACGGGATTGAGAACTACTCCCTGACCGAAGAAGGAAATATCCGTGTAAAATATACCTTCAGAAAAGGGTCTCCCCAGGGGAAGGAAAAAATCATGTATCAGGACGGCTGGGTCTATAACAATGAAAGCAATGCAGATTGGCGAGTCCGTCCCTTATGGCCGTTAAAACTTCCCTATTACATTTTGGAAATTGATGAACAATACCAATACACAGTCATTGGGACAAACAACTATAAATACCTCTGGATAATGTCAAGAAATCCCGATATGGATGAAGACTTACTCAAACAAATCATCAACCGTATGACTGACCGCGGCTATGATATGACAGACCTTATGTATATGAAGCAAAACTGGGATTCCCAGTAA